The nucleotide sequence TTCCTCAAATGAAGTAGATAGTCTTGAAAGGATTAGAGTACCTAGTCTTTCTCCTCCACCAACGATCGGAACAATCGTAGTTAAACCTGTAGAGAAAAGATCTTTGTTCTCGACCGGAAATGCTGTATAGTCACTTTCCACATCAATATTTGAAAGAGATTCAGTAATATTGAAAAGATTTTTTGTGTAATCTGTAGGAAATTGACGGTCTTCAATCATTTTTTTCATGCGCTCGTTTTCGATTTCTTGTTTAAGAGCAAGACCTAAAAGTTTACCGCGGCGGCTAACTACAAAAATATTAGCTTCTATTACCGTGCTAAGTGTTTCGGCCATCTCTTTAAAGTTTACTTGTTTACCACCTGTTTGTTGTAGCATTGAGTTAATGCTTCTTGCTTTGTTTAATAAATTCATTGTCTTTCTTCCTCCTACTGCATCCTATAAAATATATTGGCTCAGATCCTTGTTCTTTGCGATGTTAGCCAGTTTTTCTTCTACATACTCGGGTGTAATGGTTATTTGATCTAAACTTATATCAGGCGCTTCAAAAGATAAATCTTCCAGCAAGCGTTCTAATATGGTATGAAGTCTTCTAGCACCAATATTATCAGTGTCTTGATTAACTTCATATGCGATACTTGCAATCTTAGCAATAGCATCGTCAGAAAATTCAACATTTATACCTTCTGTACTCAATAGAGCTTTATACTGTTTGATTATCGCATTATCAGGCTCTATTAATATACGTGTAAAATCTTCAACAGACAAGTTATTTAATTCAACTCGGATTGGAAATCTTCCTTGAAGCTCCGGAATCAGATCTGATGGCTTCGAGATATGAAAAGCACCCGCAGCTATAAACAAGATATGATCTGTTTTAATTGATCCGTATTTTGTAATAACTGTTGAACCTTCAACGATCGGAAGGATATCTCTCTGAACACCTTCTCGGCTCACATCCGCAGAGTTTTGGTTCTTTCCAGCTATCTTATCAATCTCATCTATAAATATAATACCTGTTTGTTCTGTCTTGTAAACTGCTTCACTCGTAACATCATCCATATCAATTAATTTAGCTGCTTCATCTTGCGTTAAAACCTTACGAGCTTCACGAACTGTCAGTTTGCGTTTTTTCTTTTTCTTTGGCATAAGTCCGCCAATCATGTCTTGCATGTTCATTCCTACTTGCTCAAGACCTGAGCCTTGGAACATATCTAGCATAGACGGATTTTGTTCATCCACTTCAACCGTAACGAGGTGATCTTCCATCTCGCCAAGAGCAAGCTTTTGCGCCATCTGATTGCGCTTTTGTCGAAGATCAGCAGCATCGTCTTGCTGCGGTTTCTGTTCTTGTTCTTGATTCCCGCCGCCAAAGAACATTTCAAGTGGATTTTTGAAACTTGTTTCAGTCTTTTTACCTGGGACAAGAAGCTCGACTAGACGCTTATTCGCGTTCTGCTCCGCTTTGTCCTTTACTTCGTTCATCCTTAATTCTTTTACAAGTCTTACTGAAGTTTCTACAAGATCACGGACCATCGAATCGACATCACGTCCTACATAGCCAACCTCAGTGAACTTCGTAGCTTCAATTTTTATAAAAGGAGCTTGAGCAAGCTTCGCAAGCCTTCTAGCGATTTCTGTCTTACCAACACCTGTAGGACCAATCATTAGAATGTTTTTAGGCGAAACTTCATCACGCAGTTTGTCATCGAGCAAACTTCTTCTATAACGGTTACGAAGTGCAACTGCCACAGCTTTCTTTGCATCTTTTTGACCTATAATATATTGATCTAACTTCTCAACAATCTGCCTTGGAGTTAATTGACTATTCATTGCAACCGCTCCTTTACTTTTTTACAATTCTTCAAGAACTATTTCTGTGTTCGTGTAAACACAAATCTCACCAGCGGTCTTTAACGATGCAAGAGCTATTTCTTTTGCAGAAAGCTCAGGAGCGTGATTCTTCAGTGCCCGGCCAGCCGCAAGAGCATAATTACCCCCAGAACCGATCGCCAAGATTCCATCATCCGGTTCAATAACTTCTCCTGTACCAGAAATCAAAAGCATATGTTCGTGGTTCATAACAATAAGCAACGCTTCAAGTTTTCGCAAAACTTGATCTGTGCGCCATTCCTTAGCCATTTCGACTGAAGCTCGCTGTAAGTTGCCGCTGAACTCTTCTAACTTGCTCTCAAATTTTTCATACAGCGTAAATGCATCAGCAACAGATCCAGCAAATCCCGCAAGTACTTTTCCGCCATATAGCTTTCTGACCTTTCTGGCTGTATGCTTCATTACAACCGCATTTCCGAAAGTAACCTGGCCATCGCCCGTCATTGCTGCTTTACCGTTGTGCCGGATTGCAAATATTGTAGTAGCATGAAATGTTGACATTGAAAAATCCCTCCCTTTTTGTTTTTATGCACGAGGATGCGCATTATTATAAATTTTTTTCAAATGGCTTTTTGAGACATGTGTATAAACTTGT is from Fictibacillus sp. b24 and encodes:
- the codY gene encoding GTP-sensing pleiotropic transcriptional regulator CodY, with the protein product MNLLNKARSINSMLQQTGGKQVNFKEMAETLSTVIEANIFVVSRRGKLLGLALKQEIENERMKKMIEDRQFPTDYTKNLFNITESLSNIDVESDYTAFPVENKDLFSTGLTTIVPIVGGGERLGTLILSRLSTSFEEDDLVLAEYGATVVGMEILREKAEEIEEEARNKAVVQMAISSLSYSELEAIEHIFEELEGNEGLLVASKIADRVGITRSVIVNALRKLESAGVIESRSLGMKGTYIKVLNDKFLLELEKLKTS
- the hslU gene encoding HslU--HslV peptidase ATPase subunit, whose product is MNSQLTPRQIVEKLDQYIIGQKDAKKAVAVALRNRYRRSLLDDKLRDEVSPKNILMIGPTGVGKTEIARRLAKLAQAPFIKIEATKFTEVGYVGRDVDSMVRDLVETSVRLVKELRMNEVKDKAEQNANKRLVELLVPGKKTETSFKNPLEMFFGGGNQEQEQKPQQDDAADLRQKRNQMAQKLALGEMEDHLVTVEVDEQNPSMLDMFQGSGLEQVGMNMQDMIGGLMPKKKKKRKLTVREARKVLTQDEAAKLIDMDDVTSEAVYKTEQTGIIFIDEIDKIAGKNQNSADVSREGVQRDILPIVEGSTVITKYGSIKTDHILFIAAGAFHISKPSDLIPELQGRFPIRVELNNLSVEDFTRILIEPDNAIIKQYKALLSTEGINVEFSDDAIAKIASIAYEVNQDTDNIGARRLHTILERLLEDLSFEAPDISLDQITITPEYVEEKLANIAKNKDLSQYIL
- the hslV gene encoding ATP-dependent protease subunit HslV; protein product: MSTFHATTIFAIRHNGKAAMTGDGQVTFGNAVVMKHTARKVRKLYGGKVLAGFAGSVADAFTLYEKFESKLEEFSGNLQRASVEMAKEWRTDQVLRKLEALLIVMNHEHMLLISGTGEVIEPDDGILAIGSGGNYALAAGRALKNHAPELSAKEIALASLKTAGEICVYTNTEIVLEEL